The nucleotide window TGGATGGTTCTCCTCATTGACCCGTTAATTTAGATGAATTGTAAAAATACCCTAATAAGTAGTGCAAGAGAAGCTTGTTGTTCTATGGCGTACACACTTTTTGCATGTGTTCACGTGCAAGCTGGATGGATTTGCGCGAAAAGGTCCTGGGGCCGTCAGGTTTATTTGGTCAGTGCTTTGCGTTCGGCGCGCAAGTTGTCTTTGGTTTGTTGCACACCTTGACGGACGCGTTTGGCAGCTTCGGCGTCTTGGCGGGCTTTGAGGCGGGGGCTCACCCACATTTCTTTGTCTTCGGCGCCGGTTTGTTTGTTGATTCGCGCGATTTTGACCGCGTCGAAGTCAGGTTTTTTGTCCAAATCTTCGGCGTAAATCAATGCAGCGCCAAACATGCCGCCCTCAAACTTGCGGTTCGGCATCCATTTGCCGTCCTTCAATCCCATCACACCGAGAAAAAAATCGTCGTTGGTCATGTTTTTGATGCTGCTCTCTAGGTTTCAGCGTAGGCCAAGATCGAAATTGTGCCAAACCCTGCGCGAATGACAAGGGTAATATGGTATGTATTGGTCACATATTTTGAATTCAAGGCTGTGCTGGGTAAGCACTCAATTTAGCGAAAGGTGTCGGTAGTTCTCGTAACGCGGACGCAGAGAGGCTAGAATGGTTTAACGGAGTTTCTAAAATTCCTGATTTTAAAGTAACATTGCGAATGTAAGTATGCACTGAGCATTTGCAAAATGCTTGTGAAGGTCCTATCGGGTTTGTGTTGACACCGTGTGCTCGAGAAATGCTTTCCGCGATAAATGGGCATGGACCCGAACGCCGTTCGGGCGGGCCCAGAAAGGAAAGAGCGTTGGCGAAGCCAATCCCGCCGTCAAAAAAAAGCACTGGGCTGAGAAACGTGATCGTGATCCGTCTTTATGCGGCCAACATGCGCGCGCAAGACCAAGACATGATCCGGCGCTGGAACCTCATTGCAAAAGAGTGCAGTCTCAATCTGGATGTCGGCTTTGTGAACCTGATTGAAAACCCCGAATTGACCGACAGGTTGGATATCGTTTCGACGCCGACGACGATTGTTTCGCTGCCTGGGAAGCCACTGTTTCGTTTCTTAGGGTATAGCGACAATGTGGATGAATTGCTGTTTTCGTTTGGCGTCAAAAATCGTGCCCGCAGTACGGCTGCCAGCGCCTCGGAAATGTCAACGTTTGCCACGCAGATGGGGGCCGAGGCCAATCAAATGTCCATCGAGGCGCAAAAAATGATCGAAAAAAGCCGCGAACAGCTTGCGAAAGTTAAAAACCGTAAATTCTAAGACGGTATTTCGTCCAACGGCATGGTCATCCGCAGTTCGATTGAACACATTGAGACGGGGAAGTCGTTAGTGGGCTGGTTTTGCTCATCGCGAATCTCGGCGGAAGATAGGCTAAACTATTCGTAGGACATTTTAAGGTATCCGCACAATTTCAAAGCCAGAGGGACAGGGACATGGCTAAGGCCGCAAAAAAATCGAAAAAAGCATCAACCCCAATAGAACTCGCGAAATCACCCACGGGCATCCAAGGTTTGGATCAGATCACCAATGGCGGTTTCCCCACCGGGCGTTCGACGCTGGTGTGTGGCGGCGCGGGGTCGGGCAAAACGCTGCTGGGGATGGAGTTTTTGGTCAAAGGCGCCATGGAGTTCGATGAGCCCGGTGTTTTTGTGGCGTTCGAAGAAACCGAAGACGAGCTGTCCAAAAACGTCTCGTCTTTGGGGTACGACCTGCCGAAGCTCGTCAAACAAAAGAAGTTATTGGTTGATCACATCTATATCGATCACACGGATGTGGGTGCAGGCGACTATACCTTGGACGGCCTGTTCATTCGTCTAGGCGCAGCCATTGACGAAATCGGGGCCAAGCGGGTGGTCTTGGATACCGTCGAAACCCTGTTTGCCGCGCTGCCCAACCATGTGATTTTGCGCGCAGAGCTGCGCCGCTTGTTTGCCTGGATGAAGGACAAAGGTGTCACCGCTGTCATCACGGCCGAGCGTGGCGATGGCCTCATGACCCGCCACGGCTTGGAAGAATATGTTTCCGACTGTGTGATTTCTTTGGAACAGCGTGTGGAAAACCAAGTCTCCACCCGGCGCATGCGCATCGTCAAATACCGTGGCTCCGCCCACGGGTCTGACGAATATCCGTTTTTGCTGGACCAGCAGGGCTTCACCGTTGTGCCGACATCGGCCATTGGACTGCAATACGAAGCTTCGGACGAATTCATTTCGACCGGCATTCCCAGGCTGGACGAAATGTATGGCGGCAAGGGCTATTTTCGCGGCTCCACCATGTTGGTGACGGGCACGGCGGGCACGGGCAAAACCAGCTTGTCCGCACACTTTGTCAATGCCGCGTGCCGGCGGGGCGAAAAATGTCTGTACATCACATTCGAAGAATCTGCCGATCAGTTGATGCGCAATATGAGTTCCATCGGGCTGAACTTAAGACCATGGGCGAAAAAGAACCTGTTGCGCTTCGAAGCCGTGCGCCCGTCGGCGTTTGGCATCGAAATGCACTTGGCCCATATCCAAAAGCTTGTCGATGCGTATGAACCGCAGGTCGTGGTGTTGGACCCGATCTCCAGCTTTGACGTCATCGGTGACGCTTTGGCGGTGCAAAGCATGCTGATGCGTTTGGTGGATTTGTTCAAAGGGCGGCAAATCTCGACGATGTTTACCAGTCTCACATCTGGTGGCGATCCGGTGGAACAGACGGATGCGGGCATTTCATCTTTGATTGATAGCTGGCTGTTGTTGCGCAACCTGGAACAAGGCGGCGAACGCACACGCGCCCTTTATATCCTCAAAGCGCGTGGTATCGCCCACTCCAACCGGGTGCGGGAATTTATCCTCACCAACGACGGGGTCGATTTGGTCGACGTTTATGTCGGGCCGGACGGCATTCTCACAGGTGCTGCGCGTGCGGTTCAAGAAATGCTCGACCAAGACGCCATTGAGGCGCGCGATCGCGAACACGGCCGGGTTCAGGCGGTCTTGGAGCGTAAACGCAAAGCGATGGAGGCCAAAATCGCTGAGTTGGAAACTGAGTTCGAAGCGGAAAGGCGCGATTTGGAGCAGACCTTAACGGTGGGCTCCGATGCTTTGAAATCCATGTTGAACAACCGCTCCGTGGTGGCTCAACCGGCTCTTGAAAAAGGGCCGAAGAGGGCGCGCGCCAAATCCAAGGCGACAGGACGGCGTAAATGATAAAACATGTTGCACCCCTGAGCGAGCCGATGAAGTCGCCCGTGTCAGAATGGGAGCTGCGTCTTTATGTGATTGGGCAAACGCCAAGCTCTCTGGATGCGATTTCGAATTTGCGCAAAATTTGTGAAGCCCACATCCCCGAGCGCTACAACATCGAAGTCGTGGACATCTTGGAAAACCCGATCTTGTCGCGCAACGACCAAATCTTGGCGGTACCGACACTGGTGCGCCGCTTGCCCGAACCGATGCGCAAAATCATCGGGGATTTGTCGAATACCGAAAAAGTTTTGTTGGGGTTGCAGCTGCTCCCCGACGCTGACGCGTAATCGTTTTTGCGTTTACGCAAAGTCCAGCCCATTGTGGGTGGACTTGATCAAGGAAAAATGAAGTGCCAAAGCGCTCCCCCGGACAAGTGAAAGACACGCCAACAAGAGACGTGGTGATGATCCGTCTCTATGGTTTGAATAGGAGTGTCCAGGATGATGAGCTTGCCGAGCGTTGGGGGCATTTGGCGAATATAAATGCGATCCATCTGGACTTTAGGTTTGTCGATTTGGCCGAACATCCTGATTTGGTGAGCAAGCTCAACATCGTTTGCACACCAACGGCGATCATGACGTTTCCCGATGGCGGGTTTTACCGCTGTTATGGGTATGGTGACAAAGTGGATGACCTTTTGCTCGCGTTTTGTATCAAACGCCGCGCTCAGGGTTCCGTCATCAGCGCACAAGACATGGTCGGGCATGCTTTCGAAATGGACTTCAAAGCCAAACAGATGTCCGACGAAGCGCGCAAAATGATCGATAAAAGCCGCAAGCGGCTCAATAAAATTAAAGAACTGAAGGGCGAAAGCGCACCCGTTACACCAAAGTATTAAAATCATCCAACAGCATGGGGATGCGCCCCGGGGGCATGGGGGGCTTACCCCCACAAACAAGCGCGCCCGTTACACCAAAGTATTAAAATCGTCCAACAGCATGGCGATCCTGCCGCTATCGGTCTGGCTCATGATGTGGGCGGCGCGGCTTTGGGCGGCGGCGAGGTCGATTTCGCGCACGCGTTGTTTCACCGGGCCCAAACCATGTGCGCTCATGGACAGTTCGCGAATCCCCAGTCCCAACAGCAACGCCGTAAAGCGCGGGTCGCTGGCCATTTCGCCGCAGACCGAGATGGGGATGCGGGCACGCAAGGCCGCTTCGGTGGTGAATTGGATCAAGCGCAAGACGCTGGGGTGCAGCGGGTTGTAGAGCCCGGCCACCTGTTCGTCGGTGCGGTCCACGGCCATGGTGTACATGGTCAGATCGTTGGAGCCGACGGCGAAAAAATCAGAGACCGACGCCAAGGCGTCCGCCGTGAGGGCTGCGGACGGCACTTCGATCATCACGCCCAATGGCGGCACGGGGTCGGCGATTTTGACCTTTTTGCGTTTCAGCTTGGTCACCAGCTTTTTCAAGATGTCGCGGGTTTTGCGCACCTCTTGCTGGGTCGAAACCATGGGCAGCAAGATGCGCACCGGGCCCAAGGCGCCTGCGCGCAAGATGGCGGTGAGCTGGTCTTCCAACAGCGCGCGTTTTTTCAAAGACAAACGAATGCCCCGCATGCCCAAAGCACTTTGCGCACTGTCGCCGATGTCTTGGGTGATGGACTGGGCCAGCTTTTCGCCGCCGATGTCCAGCGTGCGGATGGTTACGGGCCGCCCGTCCATGGCTTTAACGATGTCGGCCAAGATTTTATATTGCTCGTCTTGGGACGGAATTTCGTCGCGGTTCATGAACATGAACTCAGAGCGCAGCAAGCCGATGCTAGACGCCCCCGATGTCAGCACGCCCGGCATTTCGATGGGCAGCTCGACATTGCAGCCCAGCGAAATTTCCGTGCCGTCGCGGGTCACAGACGGTTGGCGGCGCAGGCGTGCCAAGCGGCCGAGTTTTTTGCGGTGTGCGGCCTGTTTGGCTTCGAATGCGGCCAAGGTTGTGGGCTTGGGGTGGATGACAACCCGGCCCTGGTTGCCGTCGATAATGACATGATCACCCGATTTCAACGCACCCAGCAAACCGGGTGCACCCAGCACGGCAGGCAGGCCCAGGGCGCGGGCCATAATCGCCGTGTGGCCTTGCGCACCCCCCAAAACCGTGGCGAAGCCCATGACTTTTTTCGGGTTGAGCTGTGCGGTGTCGGCGGGCGTCATATCTTCGGAAATGATAATCGAGCCCTTGGGCACGGTGTTGAGGGGCTTCACGTGGGACTTGGTCAGCACCCGGATTAAACGGTTGGCGACCTCGCGCACGTCGTCGATGCGCGCCGAAATATAAGCGTCGTCCAGCTCCGCAAAGCTTTGCGCGATGTCGTTGATTTCGGCCTGAATGGCGGCTTCGGCATTGATTTTGTCTTCGGTGATGCGGCGAAACGCGCCCCGGACCAAACGCGAATCATCCAGCATTTGATCGTAGGCTTCCAACAAAAAGCCCATTTCTTCAGCCGCTGACGGCGGCATCGAGGCCGCTTTGGTGCGCAGGCGCGCGATTTGGCGCTGGGCGGTTTTCAGCGCGACGTCTAAGCGCGCGATTTCTGCATCAACGTTTTTGGCCCCCTTCAGCGCATATTCGGGCACAGCAATAGAGCCGGATTCGCGCACATGCACGATACCGATGGCGATCCCGGACGAGACGCCCAGGCCGTCAATCACTTGCTCTTTGGGGGCAGGGTTCACTTAAAACGTCCCTCAGCACTCTTCGCCGAACTTGTTGGCGATCAGCTCAGCGATGGCATCCATGGCGCTGGCAGATTCCACACCCGAAATGGATACGGAAATAGAAGACCCAATGCCGGCGGCCAACATCATCAGTCCCATGATTGATCCGCCGGAAACGGACTGGCCGTCTTTGCTGACCGTAATGTCGGCGTCGAATTCGGCAGCCAGCTTAACGAATTTTGCTGCTGCGCGGGCATGCAAGCCCCGCTCGTTACAGATGTTGAGGCTGCGCTCTATGGGGGTGGTGTCGGTCATGGTCGTGTTCTTTTGGTCTATAGGTGATCAAGAGCCGTCTTGGCTCAACAAATCCGAAGCAATGTTGATGTATTTGCGCCCAGCGTCTTGGGCTTGGTCGGCGGCGCCTTTCAAGTCGTCCGTGTTGCGCACGCTGGCCAGCTTGATCAGCATGGGCAAGTTGACGCCGGCGATGACTTCGACGTTTGCTTTTTCAATGACGGAGATGGCCAAGTTCGACGGCGTGCCGCCGAACATGTCGGTAAGCAAGATGACACCGACGCCGCTGTCGACTTTGGAAATGCTGTCCAAGATCTGGGTGCGGCGTTCTTCCATATCGTCGTCGGGGCCGATGCAGATGGCGCCGACGGCCTCTTGCGGTCCCACCACATGTTCCATAGCGGCGACCAGTTCTTCAGCCAAACGGCCATGAGTCACGAGCACAATGCCAATCATGACGGTTGTTTGCCCTTATTTTCTGTGGATCCGGGAACAACGGGCATATCCCGATGTCCCAAGCGGACCCTGTTGTGTGTGTCGCCCAGCCATGCGGCCAATTTTTCAGCCATAAAGACAGAGCGGTGTTGTCCTCCGGTGCAGCCCACCGCAAGGGTGAGATACGATTTGCCGGCCTCTTCGAAGCGCTGAACCATGGGGCCCAACAACTGGGTGAGGTTGGCGAAAAAATCTTCGAACCCGGCGTCTTCTTGAACGTAGGCCTGAACCCGGGGGTCTTGCCCGGTCAAAGGTTTGAGTTCGGGATCATAATGGGGATTTCGCAAAAAGCGAACATCGAAGACCAAATCCGCATCGCGCGGCAGGCCCTTGCGAAACGAAAAAGACGTCACGAACACGGCCATGGCGGTGTCGGTCACGCCTTCGGCAAAGGTGTGGTTCAAAAAGCTTTTGACGTCATAGGGCGTGTCGCCGGTGGTGTCCAAGCGGATATCAACCACGTCCATGACCGGGCCCACCGTTTCGCGCTCTAAGCGGATGCCGTCCAAAACCGGCAGGTCGTGGGCCAAGGGGTGGCGGTGGCGGGTCTCGGTATAACGGCGCACCAGCTCTTCGTCACCGCAATCGACAAACAGAACTTGGATATCAATATCGTCGCGGGTGCGCAGGGCTTTGAGCTGCGCAATAAACGCATCAGCGGCAAAATCGCGGGTGCGTATATCCACGCCCACGGCGATGGGGCGGGTTTCGATGTCGGGATTTTCAAGCGGCGCGACAATGTTGGGCAGCAGGGAAAGGGGCACGTTGTCCAGGGCCTCGAAGCCCAAGTCTTCGAACGCTTTTAAAACCGTGGTTTTGCCCGCGCCCGACATCCCGGTCACGAGCACCATGCGGCGCAGTTTTTGGTCCGTTGCCATATCCATGGTTGGACAGATTAGCGATCATTTGGAATGAAACAAGTTTTCTTGTAAGGCTTTTAAAGCCCAGCGCACTTTTGCGGGCGCAGAAGCGTCCAAACCGTGCACGCAAAAGCGCGGAACCTCCACGCCTTGTAACATTTCCGTCTCAGAATCGGGCAAGCGGTCGATGTCGGACAAGGGCATTAAATCGAAGATCGCGCGAATGGCGGCGTCTTCGGCAAAGGGCATTTGCACAATGCCAATGCCACGCAGCTCCATCAGGCCTTGGATGGTGTCCGGCGCGCGCCCGACAAGATCGTCAGCGTCTTTGTAAACTTCGGTGTAGTCGTCCGAAACCAAGCCCGCCCCGTCTTCGATGAGACGCAGCGCCAGATCAGACTTGCCACTGCCGGGGGCTCCGCGCAGCAACACGCCTTGGCCTTTGATGACCACACACGTGGCATGAATTCGTTCCATAACAAAAGCTTGAGCCGATAAACCGAAGGTGTCAATTGGGTTTGGGATACGCGACCTCGCGACCTCGTTTGTCATTGCGAGCGGAGCGAAGCCATCCAGCATGTCTCAGCACGCACCAGCCTGGATTGCTTCGGCGTTTCACGCCACGCAATGACGACCGGTGAATCTGTGCTTTATACACCCTTTTAGGGTCGTCATTCCCGCGAAAGCGGGAATCCAGGGCCTCACGAAGATTGTGTCTGATTACCCATGGACCCCGGATCAAGTCCGGGGTGACGGTTAGGGTTCGGCGCTCTGCTTCTCGCATTGACAGCTGAGGGTGCTAGACGCTTGGCAAGCAGACCGTGAAGCAGGCACCCGTAACCGCGTCCGAGCCATCTTTAGCGTTCGCTGCCGAAATGGTGCCGCCGTGGGCTTCGAGGATTTGTTTGGAAATCGCTAGCCCCAAGCCTGAATGCTGGCCGAAGTCTTCGCTTTCGGGGCGTTCGGTGTAAAAGCGGCTGAAGATGTCGGCTTCCTTGCCGGGCGGGATGCCGGGGCCTTGGTCGGTGACGGTGATGGAGATGTGGCCGTTGTCTCGCCCAGCTTTGATGGCGATGGTGCCGCCTTGGGGACTGAACGACACCGCGTTGGCGATCAAGTTGCGAAACACTTGGACCAAACGGTCTTCTAGGCCGTCGACAATCAGGTCGATTTCGCTTTCAATCGTCAAGTTCGGCGCGCTGTCGTCAGCCGTGTGGGTGTGGATGTCGGCCAAGGTGGTGAGCAGTTTGCCCATATCCACCGTTTTGGTTTCGGCGCGCGACAGTTCCGCATCCAAACGCGACGCGTCGGAAATATCGGTGATCAAGCGGTCCAGGCGCTCCACGTCGTCTTGAATGACGTCCATCAGTTTGCGCTGTTGTTCCGGGTCCTTGAGGCGCGCGGCGGTTTCCACCGCACTTTTGAGACTGGTGAGCGGGTTTTTGATTTCGTGAGACACATCGGCAGCGAACGCTTCGATGGCGTCCATGCGGGTCCAGAGCGCCTCGGTCATGTCGTTCAAGGCCGACGCCAGCTCGCCGATTTCGTCGTCGCGCCAACGCATGCGCGGGATGGTATGTTGGCGGTGCTGGCCGCCGCGCACCCGGTCGGCCGCGCGGGCTAGGTTGCGGATGGGGCGCGCGATGGTGCCGCCCAGATATAGCGAGACCAAAACCGTCAGCACTAAAGTGGCTCCGAACATGGCCAAAATGTCTTTGCGCACTTCGAACAAGGCGTCGTCGATTTCTTGAGAGCCCTTGGACAACATCAACACACCGAGTGTCTGTTTGTAGCGCGTCACCGGCATGGCAACCGATAAGATCAACGAGCCGTCCGGCATGGAGCGGCGCGCGACCCAGGTTTCGCCTTGCAGCGCGCCGACGGCTTCGCGGTAATCTTGCACGTGTTGTTCGACGTTTTCGGCGTAGGGGGGATACTCTTCAATGCCGGGCAACCACATATAAAGGGTGTCCAAGGTGTGAAACACGCGGTTGAGCAGGCTTTCTTTTTCTTCCTGGCTCATGGGTGGCGGCAGGGCTTGGGTTTTCACTTCGCCGCCAGGTTCTAACAGCATACGCGAATCCGCGACCAAGTCGCCGGTCGCCGTAAATAGACGTGCGCGGGTTTCAGCGGTAAAGGCTAAACGGCGCACGATTTGGCTGGCGAGCTCGGGCAGCAGTTGCTGTCCAGCCTCACTCACAGCACTTTCGCCCAAGGCGACGGAAAAAATTTCCGCGTGCGTGCGCAGCGCCGACAGTTCGGTTTCGATCAGGTTGCGGCGATATTCACCCAAATAAAACAAGCCCGCGACTAAGATGGCGGGCGCCAACACGTTCACCGCCAAAATCCGGCGGGTTAGCGGCGAAAACCGCTTGTCCAAAACTGCCGACGGTTCGCTCTTTAACGCAGAGGGTGGTTGCTCAGTCATCCGTGTAGCGATAACCCACCCCGTAAAGTGTTTCAATGGCGGAGAACGTGTCGTCCACTTGGCGGAACTTGCGGCGCAGGCGCTTGATGTGGCTGTCGATGGTGCGGTCGTCCACATAAATGTGTTCGCCATAGGCCGCATCGATCAGCTGATCGCGGCTTTTGACGTGCCCGGGATTGCGTGCCAAAGCTTGCAGCAACAAGAACTCCGTCACCGTCAGGTTCACTTGTTTTTCTTGCCACACACACAAATGGCGCGTGCTGTCTAAGGTAAGCTCGCCGCGCTGCAGGACTTCGGCCTGGATCGGTTGCGGGTCGCGGCGGCGCAGAACGGCGCGGATGCGTTCCAATAGCAAGCGTTGGGAAAACGGCTTTTTAATATAGTCGTCCGCACCCATGCGCAGGCCCATGGCTTCGTCCAGCTCGTCGTCTTTGGACGTTAAAAAGATCACCGGCATGTCACTGCGTTTGCGCAGCTCGCCCAACAGCTCCATCCCGTCCATGCGCGGCATTTTGATGTCCAGCACGGCCAAGTCAGGTGGGTTGCGGGTGATCTCGCGCAGAGCTTCTTGACCGTCTTTATAAGAGTTGACGGCGAATCCTTCAGCTTCCAAAGTCATGGAAACAGAAGTGAGAATGTTGCGGTCATCGTCGACCAAGGCAATTGTATGAGTCATAGCGCGTCCAGAAATGTGTTCTTAAGTTTAAGTTTGCCTGAATTTGGCAAATAATCGCAAGCTTTGGGTTGAACACAATTGACCTTTGCTTTGTGGCAAAATTATAGTGTTAACAAGGCACCAAAGCACGGACTTGTCAAAGTCCGCTAGAGAATTGGAGATCTACATGCATGATCGCTATACCCGTTTTAGTCAGGGTTCGCGTTCGCGCGTTTCTCAGCGGCAACCGAAATTTGCACGCGCCAAAGTGTCACAAGCGGCTCCAATCGCGCCGGCTCTTCTGTGGGCCGGCATCGGACTACTCCTCACGACGTTCATGATTTTGCAATTGTTCTGAGGCCTTAATAGGCTAGACGCGCAAAATGCGCTTGAGGGATTTGGATACCGGGACGTGAACGACTTCATAAAAATGATCAGCAGCTTAGGCCGTCTGCTTGTTGACGCGGCCCGGGACTTGTTGCCGATCGTCGTGGTCATCGCGTTTTTCCAAGCCGTCGTTATTCGCCAACCGTTCCCCAACTTGGGCGAAATCTTGATCGGCACGGCGCTGGTGATCTTTGGCTTGGCCTTTTTTATTCGCGGCCTGGAAATGGGCCTGTTCCCGCTGGGCGAATCCATGGCTCAGGCGTTTGCCAAAAAGGGCTCGGTCATGTGGTTGTTGGGCTTTGCCTTTGCCTTGGGGTTTGGCACCACGGTGGCCGAACCGGCCTTGATTGCGGTTGCCGCCGAAGCGGCCAAAACAGTGGCCGAAGGCGGCCTGATTTCCACAGACACCGCCGAGTTGGAAGCGTACGCCGATGGGTTGCGCATGACGGTGGCGCTGTCGGTCGGTATCGCCATTGTCATCGGTGTGTTACGCATTCTCAAAGGCTGGCCCATTCAATATGTGATCATCGCCGGTTATCTCGGCGTGGTGGTCTTGACCTTTTTTGCCCCGCCCGAAATCGTCGGCATCGCTTATGACAGCGGCGGTGTGACGACGTCCACGATTACGGTACCGCTGGTGACTGCCTTAGGTGTGGGCTTGGCGACGTCGATCCGCGGACGCAACCCCATGGTGGACGGTTTTGGTCTGATTGCCTTTGCCAGTTTGACGCCGATGATGTTTGTGATGATTTACGGGATGGTGTTCTAAGATGATGGATCTCGTAACACATATTCTTTCCACGGCTTGGGCGACGGTGTTCGACGTTTTGCCCATCGCCGCGATTTTGCTTTTTTTCCAAGTGGGCGCTTTGCGCAAAATGCCGCCCAACCCCAAACGCATTGCGGTGGGCTTTTTGTATGTGTTGGTTGGCTTGACGTTGTTCTTAGTCGGCTTGGAATTGGCGCTGTTCCCGCTGGGTGAAACCATGGCGCGCCAGCTCACCGCCCCGGAATTTTTGGGTGGCGATGCGCTGCTGGGTAAAGTGAACTGGAAAGATTATCTCTGGGTTTATGCTTTTGCAGCGGCCATTGG belongs to Magnetovibrio sp. PR-2 and includes:
- the kaiC gene encoding circadian clock protein KaiC is translated as MAKAAKKSKKASTPIELAKSPTGIQGLDQITNGGFPTGRSTLVCGGAGSGKTLLGMEFLVKGAMEFDEPGVFVAFEETEDELSKNVSSLGYDLPKLVKQKKLLVDHIYIDHTDVGAGDYTLDGLFIRLGAAIDEIGAKRVVLDTVETLFAALPNHVILRAELRRLFAWMKDKGVTAVITAERGDGLMTRHGLEEYVSDCVISLEQRVENQVSTRRMRIVKYRGSAHGSDEYPFLLDQQGFTVVPTSAIGLQYEASDEFISTGIPRLDEMYGGKGYFRGSTMLVTGTAGTGKTSLSAHFVNAACRRGEKCLYITFEESADQLMRNMSSIGLNLRPWAKKNLLRFEAVRPSAFGIEMHLAHIQKLVDAYEPQVVVLDPISSFDVIGDALAVQSMLMRLVDLFKGRQISTMFTSLTSGGDPVEQTDAGISSLIDSWLLLRNLEQGGERTRALYILKARGIAHSNRVREFILTNDGVDLVDVYVGPDGILTGAARAVQEMLDQDAIEARDREHGRVQAVLERKRKAMEAKIAELETEFEAERRDLEQTLTVGSDALKSMLNNRSVVAQPALEKGPKRARAKSKATGRRK
- a CDS encoding circadian clock KaiB family protein; translation: MIKHVAPLSEPMKSPVSEWELRLYVIGQTPSSLDAISNLRKICEAHIPERYNIEVVDILENPILSRNDQILAVPTLVRRLPEPMRKIIGDLSNTEKVLLGLQLLPDADA
- the ptsP gene encoding phosphoenolpyruvate--protein phosphotransferase → MNPAPKEQVIDGLGVSSGIAIGIVHVRESGSIAVPEYALKGAKNVDAEIARLDVALKTAQRQIARLRTKAASMPPSAAEEMGFLLEAYDQMLDDSRLVRGAFRRITEDKINAEAAIQAEINDIAQSFAELDDAYISARIDDVREVANRLIRVLTKSHVKPLNTVPKGSIIISEDMTPADTAQLNPKKVMGFATVLGGAQGHTAIMARALGLPAVLGAPGLLGALKSGDHVIIDGNQGRVVIHPKPTTLAAFEAKQAAHRKKLGRLARLRRQPSVTRDGTEISLGCNVELPIEMPGVLTSGASSIGLLRSEFMFMNRDEIPSQDEQYKILADIVKAMDGRPVTIRTLDIGGEKLAQSITQDIGDSAQSALGMRGIRLSLKKRALLEDQLTAILRAGALGPVRILLPMVSTQQEVRKTRDILKKLVTKLKRKKVKIADPVPPLGVMIEVPSAALTADALASVSDFFAVGSNDLTMYTMAVDRTDEQVAGLYNPLHPSVLRLIQFTTEAALRARIPISVCGEMASDPRFTALLLGLGIRELSMSAHGLGPVKQRVREIDLAAAQSRAAHIMSQTDSGRIAMLLDDFNTLV
- a CDS encoding HPr family phosphocarrier protein, encoding MTDTTPIERSLNICNERGLHARAAAKFVKLAAEFDADITVSKDGQSVSGGSIMGLMMLAAGIGSSISVSISGVESASAMDAIAELIANKFGEEC
- a CDS encoding PTS sugar transporter subunit IIA produces the protein MIGIVLVTHGRLAEELVAAMEHVVGPQEAVGAICIGPDDDMEERRTQILDSISKVDSGVGVILLTDMFGGTPSNLAISVIEKANVEVIAGVNLPMLIKLASVRNTDDLKGAADQAQDAGRKYINIASDLLSQDGS
- the rapZ gene encoding RNase adapter RapZ; the encoded protein is MDMATDQKLRRMVLVTGMSGAGKTTVLKAFEDLGFEALDNVPLSLLPNIVAPLENPDIETRPIAVGVDIRTRDFAADAFIAQLKALRTRDDIDIQVLFVDCGDEELVRRYTETRHRHPLAHDLPVLDGIRLERETVGPVMDVVDIRLDTTGDTPYDVKSFLNHTFAEGVTDTAMAVFVTSFSFRKGLPRDADLVFDVRFLRNPHYDPELKPLTGQDPRVQAYVQEDAGFEDFFANLTQLLGPMVQRFEEAGKSYLTLAVGCTGGQHRSVFMAEKLAAWLGDTHNRVRLGHRDMPVVPGSTENKGKQPS
- a CDS encoding HPr kinase/phosphorylase — protein: MERIHATCVVIKGQGVLLRGAPGSGKSDLALRLIEDGAGLVSDDYTEVYKDADDLVGRAPDTIQGLMELRGIGIVQMPFAEDAAIRAIFDLMPLSDIDRLPDSETEMLQGVEVPRFCVHGLDASAPAKVRWALKALQENLFHSK
- a CDS encoding stimulus-sensing domain-containing protein, with protein sequence MTEQPPSALKSEPSAVLDKRFSPLTRRILAVNVLAPAILVAGLFYLGEYRRNLIETELSALRTHAEIFSVALGESAVSEAGQQLLPELASQIVRRLAFTAETRARLFTATGDLVADSRMLLEPGGEVKTQALPPPMSQEEKESLLNRVFHTLDTLYMWLPGIEEYPPYAENVEQHVQDYREAVGALQGETWVARRSMPDGSLILSVAMPVTRYKQTLGVLMLSKGSQEIDDALFEVRKDILAMFGATLVLTVLVSLYLGGTIARPIRNLARAADRVRGGQHRQHTIPRMRWRDDEIGELASALNDMTEALWTRMDAIEAFAADVSHEIKNPLTSLKSAVETAARLKDPEQQRKLMDVIQDDVERLDRLITDISDASRLDAELSRAETKTVDMGKLLTTLADIHTHTADDSAPNLTIESEIDLIVDGLEDRLVQVFRNLIANAVSFSPQGGTIAIKAGRDNGHISITVTDQGPGIPPGKEADIFSRFYTERPESEDFGQHSGLGLAISKQILEAHGGTISAANAKDGSDAVTGACFTVCLPSV
- a CDS encoding response regulator transcription factor, with protein sequence MTHTIALVDDDRNILTSVSMTLEAEGFAVNSYKDGQEALREITRNPPDLAVLDIKMPRMDGMELLGELRKRSDMPVIFLTSKDDELDEAMGLRMGADDYIKKPFSQRLLLERIRAVLRRRDPQPIQAEVLQRGELTLDSTRHLCVWQEKQVNLTVTEFLLLQALARNPGHVKSRDQLIDAAYGEHIYVDDRTIDSHIKRLRRKFRQVDDTFSAIETLYGVGYRYTDD
- a CDS encoding DUF1538 domain-containing protein; translated protein: MNDFIKMISSLGRLLVDAARDLLPIVVVIAFFQAVVIRQPFPNLGEILIGTALVIFGLAFFIRGLEMGLFPLGESMAQAFAKKGSVMWLLGFAFALGFGTTVAEPALIAVAAEAAKTVAEGGLISTDTAELEAYADGLRMTVALSVGIAIVIGVLRILKGWPIQYVIIAGYLGVVVLTFFAPPEIVGIAYDSGGVTTSTITVPLVTALGVGLATSIRGRNPMVDGFGLIAFASLTPMMFVMIYGMVF